The Armatimonadota bacterium sequence TCGTACCCTCCTCTCTGCCACTGGCCCAGCCGGTTCGGCCTCCCCACGTAGCTCCCCGCCCGGTTGACTCCTCTCTCAAACTTCACCGGTCCCCACGGGCCGTTGAACTCCCGGCCCTCGAAGTACTCCTTGATGCGACGCTGGTCTAGCCCTACCTCCGCCACGGCCTGCTCTAGCATCTTCAGGCTCTGGTACACAAGAGAACTGCCCGCATAGTCAGGATCCCGTCCGAACTTCCTCCGGAAGGCCTCGTAGTACTCGCGGGTGCCCGGGAACCGCAGCTTCGGACTCCATGCCGCCTGGTGGCAGATAATCCCTTCCACGTTCCCCCCGAGCTGCTCGGCGAACTCCCGGAAGAAGGCGCCTACCCCCAGGATGAAAACGGGCGGGCTGAACCCAAGCGCAATGGACTGCCGGACGAGGAGAGGGGAGTCCGCCGGATAGCTGAAGGCCACCACGATCTCCGGACGACGCGCCTGGAGCGCGCGGATCACATCCGAGAGGTCCGTGACCACGAGCGGGTAGCTGCGGTCCTCCACGATCTCGAACCGTTCGCGGCGCAGCAGAGGAAGGATGGCGTTGTGGTGCTCTACCCCATGCAGGTCCGCGATGTGCAGCAGGGCCACCCGGTTCCAGCCGTGGCGCTCCCGTACTTCCCGCAGGAACTGCACGATGCTGATGGTGACGGAATCCGGCTGGGGCAGCAGGGCGAAGAAGTTCTCCGCCCCTAGTTCCC is a genomic window containing:
- a CDS encoding amino acid ABC transporter substrate-binding protein — translated: MAHRIDRRQFLKVAAGATATALLPQSWARAQARPVRIGFAISETGPLGVGARLTTIPNYYLWRDEVNARGGLLVRGEGRRPVEFVNYDDRSDVGTCVRLYERLIREDRVDLVLPPYGTAIHFAVAPVVSRLGYVLLGVTVGSLRIRELGAENFFALLPQPDSVTISIVQFLREVRERHGWNRVALLHIADLHGVEHHNAILPLLRRERFEIVEDRSYPLVVTDLSDVIRALQARRPEIVVAFSYPADSPLLVRQSIALGFSPPVFILGVGAFFREFAEQLGGNVEGIICHQAAWSPKLRFPGTREYYEAFRRKFGRDPDYAGSSLVYQSLKMLEQAVAEVGLDQRRIKEYFEGREFNGPWGPVKFERGVNRAGSYVGRPNRLGQWQRGGYEVIWPTEYATARPIIPKPAWK